The genomic interval CAGATCCTTGTGCGTGGCGCAAAGGATGCGCACATCGACAACGGTTTCCTGCTGGCCGCCGACGCTGCGCACGGCCTTTTCCTGGATCGCCCGCAGCAGCTTGACCTGCATAGACAGCGGCAGATCCGCCACCTCGTCGAGAAACAGCGTGCCGCCGTGGGCCGCCTGGAACAGGCCGGGCTTGTCCTCCACCGCGCCGCTGAAGCTGCCTTTGCGGTGGCCGAAGAACTCGCTCTCCATCAGCTCCGAAGGGATCGCCCCGCAATTGACCGGCACGAACGGCTGGCCGGCCCGCGGCCCCTGTTCGTGGATCAGGCGTGCGACCAGTTCCTTGCCGCTGCCGGACTCGCCGCTGATGTACACCGGCGCCTGGCTGCGGGCGAGCTTGTCGATCTGCTTGCGCAGGTTGCGCATGGGCGGGGAGTCGCCCAGCAGCCGCCGTTCGATCGATGAGACGCCGCCCGCCGCCGGCACGCGCAGGGCGCTGGCGACCAGTTCGCGCAGGCGCGCAAGGTCCACCGGTTTGGTGAGGAAGTCGAAGGCCCCGGCCTTCAGGGCGTTGATCGCGGTTTCCAGGCTGCCGTAGGCGGTGATCATCGCCACCGGCAGCTGTGGATAACGTTGCTGGAGGTGCTGCACCAGCTCAAGCCCGGTGCCGTCGGGCAGGCGCATGTCCGTCAGGCACAGGTCGAAGGCCTCGCGGTGCAGCAGCGCCCGGGCCTCGGCCAGGTTGCGCGCGCTGAAGGTGTCGAGTTTCATCCGTCCCAGGGTGATTTCCAGGAGTTCGCGGATATCCGGCTCGTCGTCGACGATCAGGACTTTTTGCCGTGGGCTCGTAGTCAACTTTGTTTCCGTCCGTGAGCAAAGGTGATGCGAAAGCAGCCGCCGCCTTGGCGTGGTTTGAAGTCTAGGCGCGCTTGATTGCTTTCGCACAGCTCACGGGACAGATAGAGCCCAAGGCCGGTGCCCTGGCTGCTGGTGGTGAAGAACGGTTCGAACAGGTGCGCCTGCTGCTCGGGCGCCACACCCGGGCCGTTGTCCTGCACGTGCAG from Pseudomonas ekonensis carries:
- a CDS encoding sigma-54-dependent transcriptional regulator — translated: MTTSPRQKVLIVDDEPDIRELLEITLGRMKLDTFSARNLAEARALLHREAFDLCLTDMRLPDGTGLELVQHLQQRYPQLPVAMITAYGSLETAINALKAGAFDFLTKPVDLARLRELVASALRVPAAGGVSSIERRLLGDSPPMRNLRKQIDKLARSQAPVYISGESGSGKELVARLIHEQGPRAGQPFVPVNCGAIPSELMESEFFGHRKGSFSGAVEDKPGLFQAAHGGTLFLDEVADLPLSMQVKLLRAIQEKAVRSVGGQQETVVDVRILCATHKDLDAEVAAGRFRQDLYYRLNVIELRVPSLRERRDDIEALAGQMLKRLANSTGQPVARLHPQALEALKNYRFPGNVRELENVLERAHTLCENRTIEADDLRLSEGNCAAEGGIADLTQIDNLEDYLENVERKLILQALEETRWNRTAAAQRLNLSFRSMRYRLKKLGLD